The sequence GCGGGCCGCCGAGCACGCCGTCCGCGTCGACGGCCAGCTTCACCCCGGCCGCGGCGAGCTCCGCCTGCGGTAGGTAGGTGCGCCCGCCCAGCAGGTCCTCCCGCACGTCGCGCAGGATGTTCGTCTGCTGCAGCGCGACGCCGAGGGCGTCGGCGATCGCGGGGGCGTCGCGGCGGCTGGCGGCCTCCGTCGTGCCGAAGATGCCGAGCGAGAGCCGGCCGATCGTGCCGGCGACCAGCCGGCAGTAGCCGACCATGTCGTCGAACGTGTCGTAGGTGCTCGGGACGATGTCGCTCTCGACGCCGTCCGCGAGCTCGATGAACGCCTCCAGCGGGATCGGGAAGCGCTTCGCGGCGTCGGCGAGCGCGACGAGCACCGGGTCGGAGCTGTTCGGGTCGAGGCCGCGGATGTCGGCGCGGGCCTTGGCCAGCCCCTCGACCTTCTGGTCGTCCGGGAGGTCCCCGTCGCCGATGTCATCGAGGCGGCGGGAGAACGCGTAGACGGCCGACAGCGCGGCGCGCCGGTCCGCCGGCAGCAGCCTGATCCCGTAGGAGAAGTTCTTCGCCGCCTGCTTGGTGATCTCCTCGCAGGCCGCGTACGCCTCGGTCACCGTGGGTCGGGACGCGGCGGCGGTCATGAGGCCTCCCCCTCGTCACCTCGCCGGCTGTGCCGGCTGTCAGCCTCAGTCATCGCAGGCCAGGCGCTGGCCGGCCCGTTCACGGACCTGCTCTCGGTGTTCCCCAGGTCGGCGCCGGTCACTACGCCCGAAAGGGTGGTCACTGCCACGGTCGGGGCTGGCACCGAGGTGGCGGCCCGGTCCTTCGCCGTCGCGAGCGCCGGTTCCGTCACGGCCGCAGCGGAAACCGCGGAGGCGGCCGTGGCCCGGGGCGGGTTCGGGGACGGCGGCGGCGGCTCGCACAACGGTGGCAGGCCGCCGGCCCCGGCGGCGCCGGCACGCATCGACGGCGAGTACGAACGGACCGCGACCCACATGGCGGCGCCGGCCAGCCGGGGCTTGCTCGCCTTCGGCGCGCCGCCGAGCACGTCGTAGCCGGCCTGGCGGACCGCGTGCAGCGCCGCGCGGCCACCGCCGATGAAGCCGGCGATGGCCAGCCGCATCCGGCCGTCCAGCAGGCTGGCCAGCGGGGCGCCCTGGTCGAGGACCGTGGTCGCCCTGGCGACCTGGAAGGCCATCAGGTTGCGCAGCGCCGGCGACGCGGTCGGCGCCGCGAGGTCGCTCTCGGCGACGCCGAAGGTGTCGAGGTCCTCGAGCGGCAGGTAGATCCGCCCGGCCGCGTAGTCCTCGGCGACGTCCTGCAGGTGCTCGGCGATCTGCAGCGCGGTGCAGACCCGGTCGGAGAGGATCAGCCGGTCGGGGGTCGCCCGGCCGAGCACGCCGAGCACCATGCGCCCGATCGGGTCGGCCGACAGGGTGCAGTAGCGCAGCAGGTCGTCGAAGGTCGGGTAGCGGGTGACCCGCTGGTCCAGCCGGTTCGCCTCGATCAGCCGCAGGAAGGGCTCGGCGGGCAGGTCGCAGGCCGCCACCGTCGTCGCCAGCCGCTGGTGCACGGGCAAGCTCGGCCCCGCGCCGGTCCAGATCCGCTCCAGGTCGGCCGCGAGCTCGTCAAGCAGGGCGAGCCGGTCGCCGGGGGCCTCGTCGCCGATGTCGTCGACCAGCCGGGCGAACCCGTAGATGGCCTTGAAGTGCTCACGGATGGCGGCGGGCAGCACCACGGGCGACACGGGGAAGTTCTCGCCGTACGCGGCGCGCAGCACCTCATCGGTGGAGGTCGCGATATCGGTGATACCGGCCGGCTCTGCCCGCCGGCCGGGGGCGGCGGTCCGGGCGTCGATGGGGGTCATGCGCCTCTCGTTCTCCTGAAGTCTCGGGGACCCGCGGCCGCGGCCAGGTTCCTGGTCGGGGGGTTGGCACGGGTCCGCCCGCTGCTGAGGGGTCGAGGGGAAGCCGGGCCGGTGGGCGCGCGCCGGGTCAGGGCGGCGTGAGGTCGCCGGCGGCGGGCCGGCGACCGGCGCGCTCGCTATCCGAACACATTCGCCAACCTGCGGTAGAGCGGCGGCGCCGCTCCGTGCACGCGCGCGGCCAGGGACATCCAGCCTGGCACCCACACCTCGGCGCTGCCGCGCGCGACGCCGGCAAGCATGCGGTCCGCGACCCGGCTCGGGGGCATCGCCTTGGGCCAACGGCGGACGTACGGGGCGCCGCGGCGGTGGAAGAACGGTGTGTCCACGGCGCCTGGTAAGCAGAGCGTCACCACGATGCCGCGACCTCGCACCTCGGAGCGCAGCGCGTCGGCGAATCCGACCAGCGCCGCCTTGCTGGCGGAGTAGGCCACCTCGCCCCGCACCCCCAGCGCGCCCGCGACACTGCCCACCAGCAGGATGCGGCCCTCGCCGCGGTCGAGCATCGCCGGCAGGACCGCGCGGACCAACATCATCGGTGCGAGCACGTTGACGGTGACCAGATCCCGCAGCGCGTTCGGGGACATCACCTCGAAGGGTCCTGCCGCGCCGATTCCGGCCGACAGGACCAGCAGGTCGACGTCACCGAGCAGTTCGGTGGCCCGGGAGGCGACGGCGGTCTCCGCGCCCACGGCTGTCAGGTCGGTCGCGAACCGGTGGCCGCCAGTCGCGGCGGCAACCTCGTCGAGGGCGACTCCGTTGCGGCCGACCAAGAGAGTCTTGGTGCCGTCCTGGGCCAGCCGGAGTGCGGCCGCGCGGCCGATCCCGCTGGAGGCACCGGTGACGAGTGCCGTCCGCGGTGGCCAGGGAGCGGACGCGGCCGCCCGGGCCCTGCTGATCACCGGCCGGGAAGCCCGATCCTGGACAGCAGGACGAGAGCGGGTGCTCACGCCTTAAACACCTCCGGTCGCGTCGGGCGCCAGGCCCACTGTGCGTCCGACCGCGTCACGGCCGGCGGTCGCGGGGCCACCCACCCAGGGTGACGGGGAGACGTGACGACCCCCCAGAAATCCCAACTGCCCGACAACACCCTTGCGGCCATCCTCGAGTCGCGGGTCCGCGTCGACGCCACACCCGCCAAGGGCAGCCCCATCATTTCACCGCCCCCCGACGATCCAGTCCATGGTCAGGTGGATGACATCAGGCACCTACGCCGGTGGCGCACGGCCGATACCCGTCCACCGAAGGGTACGGAACGATTACCCAGAGCGCATCTTGCGGCGCCCGGCCAACCATTCATTTGATTTACGGCTGTGAATCGGGCCGGAATGACACAGCGGCGACATGATGCAGACACCACGGCTGTGATACGGACATCGTCCAGACAGCCGGCGGGACACAACTGTGACGCCGTTGTGACAATCGTCGCCCACCGACAACGGGCCGCTCACACCGATCCGAGGGCCACCGGGTCACCGGGGCGAACGACCAAAGAGATGCCCCCTGCCGCGTCCACCATCCGGAGGCGGGAACCCTTGGCGCCTTCGGGCTGGCGCGACCACGGATCCCAACACGGGTCACGGTCCGGATGGGGAAACGGCTGCCGCACGGAGACAACCCTACCGTCCCGGACAAACAAGATCAAAAGGGGCTCGCCGGGTGGAGTCGGCACATCCGGGCAGGCCACGGACTTTTTCGGGGGTCGACGGGGGTGCGGGTGAGATCCGTCACGGCACGAGCGAAGGGACTGTAAGCCGGGAGGTAAGTCATCCCTGGTGGTCACCAGTCCTGGGATTTCCCGACCACCAGGGACGACTCGGGCCGCCTCAGCCGGTGTAGTAGCTGTCCGCGACGGTAAGGGCGTCGTCGAGGATGGCCAGGCCCTCGCGGAGCTCGTCGACGGTGATGGTGCATGGCGGGACGACGTGGGTCCGGTTGAAGTGGGTGAAGGGCCAGAGGCCGCGTTCCTTGCAGGCACCGATGAACGCTGCCATCGGGGCCGCGTCGGGGCCTGCCGCGTTGAACGGGACCAGCGGCTCGCGGGTCTCCCGGTCGCGGACCAGTTCGATGGCCCAGAAGACCCCGAGGCCGCGGACCTCGCCGACGCTCGGGTGGTTGACGGCGAGCTTCGCCAGCTCCGGGCCGATGACGTCGGTTCCGAGCATCCGGGCGTGCTCGACGATGCCCTCCTCCTCGAAGGCCCGGATCGAGCCGACCGCGGCGGCGCAGGCCAGCGGGTGGCCGGAGTAGGTGAGACCGCCCGGGTAGGGGCGGGTCGCGAACGCGTCGGCGACCTTCGGGCCCATGATGACGCCGCCCAGCGGGACGTAGCCCGAGTTCACGCCCTTGGCGAAGCAGATCAGGTCGGGCACGACGTTCCAGTGATCGGCGGCGAACCATTCGCCGCACCGCCCGAAGCCGGACATCACCTCGTCCAGGATCAGCAGGATGCCGTGCCGGTCGCACAGCTCGCGCACCCCGGCCAGGTAGCCGTCCGGCGGCACGAGGATGCCGTTCGTGCCGACGACCGTCTCCAGCAGCACCGCGGCCACGGTCTGCGGGCCCTCCAGGGCGATCACCTCGGCGAGGTGCGCGAGGGCCCGCTCGCCCTCCTGCTCGACGCTGTCGGCGTAGAAGGGCGAACGGTACGGGTAGGGGCCGTGGAAATGGACCACGCCCGGGATGCCGGGCTCGCTCGCCCAGCGGCGTGGCTCGCCGGTCAGGACGATCGAGCCACCGGTGGCGCCGTGATACGAGCGGTAGGTCGTGAGGATCTTGTGGCGGTCGGTGACGAGTCGGGCCATCCGCACCGCGTTCTCGGTCGCCTCGGCGCCGCCGTTGGTGAAGAAGACCTTGTCCAGGTCGCCGGGGGCATGCGACGCGATGAGCCGGGCCGCCTCCGAACGGGCCTCGTTCGCGTGGAACGGGGCGATCGTGGTCAGCTTGCCGGCCTGCTCGATGATCGCCTCGATCACCTTCGGATGCTGATGGCCGATGTTGGCGTTCACAAGCTGGGACGAGAAGTCCAGGTAGCGCCGGCCGGACTCGTCCCAGAAGCAGCTGCCCTCGGCCCGGTTCACCACCAGCGGGGTCAGTGCCGCCTGCGCCGACCAGGAGTGGAAGACGTGCTTGCGGTCGTCGTCGTAGGTGCTGCTGGTCATGACCCGCTGCCTCCTTGCCGCCCACGGACTGTCATCGAGGGCCTGATCGAGGGTCCGAGAGCGTACCCGTGCGCCGTTCGCCGGCCGATGGAAATTCTCGCCCCTAAGGAAACCCGAGGTTGAGGCCGCGGACAGCCCACGGCGACAGGATGCCCGACACACCGGACCGGCTCGCCCGGCGGGCGCGGGTGGGGTGCGCGCCGCCGGGCAAGCCGGGTGATCGTGGTGTCGGCCCGCCCTCGGCCGGCGGGAACCGGTCGAGAGCGGGCCGGCGCGGTTCAGGCTCCGTTCGCCGCCAGGGTGACGGTCTGGGGCTTGAAGCCGCTGCCGACGACGTCGACGCCGCTGCCCTTCAGGTCGGCCAGCGCCTTGTTGACGTAGTCGTTCGTGTAGGCGAGACCTTCGGGGTCCTTGGTGAGGACGGTCTGCCCGTCGGCGTTCTTGGTGCCCTTGGCGACCGAGACGGTCTGGTCCCAGGCCGCCTTGTCCACCAGGCCGATGCCGTTCGGCGACGGCCAGATCAGCTTGTTGAC is a genomic window of Pseudofrankia inefficax containing:
- a CDS encoding aspartate aminotransferase family protein gives rise to the protein MTSSTYDDDRKHVFHSWSAQAALTPLVVNRAEGSCFWDESGRRYLDFSSQLVNANIGHQHPKVIEAIIEQAGKLTTIAPFHANEARSEAARLIASHAPGDLDKVFFTNGGAEATENAVRMARLVTDRHKILTTYRSYHGATGGSIVLTGEPRRWASEPGIPGVVHFHGPYPYRSPFYADSVEQEGERALAHLAEVIALEGPQTVAAVLLETVVGTNGILVPPDGYLAGVRELCDRHGILLILDEVMSGFGRCGEWFAADHWNVVPDLICFAKGVNSGYVPLGGVIMGPKVADAFATRPYPGGLTYSGHPLACAAAVGSIRAFEEEGIVEHARMLGTDVIGPELAKLAVNHPSVGEVRGLGVFWAIELVRDRETREPLVPFNAAGPDAAPMAAFIGACKERGLWPFTHFNRTHVVPPCTITVDELREGLAILDDALTVADSYYTG
- a CDS encoding SDR family NAD(P)-dependent oxidoreductase, whose translation is MSTRSRPAVQDRASRPVISRARAAASAPWPPRTALVTGASSGIGRAAALRLAQDGTKTLLVGRNGVALDEVAAATGGHRFATDLTAVGAETAVASRATELLGDVDLLVLSAGIGAAGPFEVMSPNALRDLVTVNVLAPMMLVRAVLPAMLDRGEGRILLVGSVAGALGVRGEVAYSASKAALVGFADALRSEVRGRGIVVTLCLPGAVDTPFFHRRGAPYVRRWPKAMPPSRVADRMLAGVARGSAEVWVPGWMSLAARVHGAAPPLYRRLANVFG
- the hpnD gene encoding presqualene diphosphate synthase HpnD, which produces MTAAASRPTVTEAYAACEEITKQAAKNFSYGIRLLPADRRAALSAVYAFSRRLDDIGDGDLPDDQKVEGLAKARADIRGLDPNSSDPVLVALADAAKRFPIPLEAFIELADGVESDIVPSTYDTFDDMVGYCRLVAGTIGRLSLGIFGTTEAASRRDAPAIADALGVALQQTNILRDVREDLLGGRTYLPQAELAAAGVKLAVDADGVLGGPRDALVDYLRMGTARAEEWYSRGLVLLDLLDRRSAACCGALAGIYLRLNRRIQAEPAAVLTQRVSLPAREKALVAARSLAGRPERARPAAPGAGGAAS
- the hpnC gene encoding squalene synthase HpnC, with product MTPIDARTAAPGRRAEPAGITDIATSTDEVLRAAYGENFPVSPVVLPAAIREHFKAIYGFARLVDDIGDEAPGDRLALLDELAADLERIWTGAGPSLPVHQRLATTVAACDLPAEPFLRLIEANRLDQRVTRYPTFDDLLRYCTLSADPIGRMVLGVLGRATPDRLILSDRVCTALQIAEHLQDVAEDYAAGRIYLPLEDLDTFGVAESDLAAPTASPALRNLMAFQVARATTVLDQGAPLASLLDGRMRLAIAGFIGGGRAALHAVRQAGYDVLGGAPKASKPRLAGAAMWVAVRSYSPSMRAGAAGAGGLPPLCEPPPPSPNPPRATAASAVSAAAVTEPALATAKDRAATSVPAPTVAVTTLSGVVTGADLGNTESRSVNGPASAWPAMTEADSRHSRRGDEGEAS